One segment of Oscillospiraceae bacterium MB08-C2-2 DNA contains the following:
- the dinB gene encoding DNA polymerase IV, protein MDRSVLHVDMNNFYASVECLYRPELRHLPVAVGGDPEQRHGIVLAKNQMAKRFGVQTGEALWQARQKCPKIVFVPPNFDRYLRFSRMARDIYCQYTDQIEPFGIDEAWLDVTGSTGLYGSGEAIANKIRNQIKAELGVTVSVGVSWNKIFAKLGSDIKKPDAVTVISKENYTQVAWSLPASDLLYVGRQTGKKLHRHYIDTIGELAQMDLVWLRERMGKWGEILWTFANGYDITPVAKCGEESFIKSIGNSQTTIRDLENEEEVKMLVYVLSESVAARMREHGFKARTVAISVRDTELIGYGKQGKTKQPTLLVTDIAKTAMELFRQLYPWKHSIRSVGIKATDFMLDSAPVQLDIFADNKRADKEEKIERAVDILRQRFGPYSIQRGVVLQDTKLTGFAPKTDHIIHPVSYF, encoded by the coding sequence TTGGATCGCTCTGTTTTGCATGTGGATATGAATAATTTTTACGCATCTGTCGAATGCCTGTACCGCCCGGAGTTGCGTCATCTTCCGGTAGCTGTCGGTGGTGATCCAGAGCAGCGGCACGGCATTGTGCTGGCGAAGAACCAAATGGCAAAACGATTTGGTGTACAGACTGGTGAGGCTTTATGGCAGGCCCGGCAAAAATGTCCTAAGATCGTCTTTGTGCCTCCTAATTTTGATCGCTACTTGCGTTTTAGCCGTATGGCCAGAGATATCTATTGCCAGTATACCGATCAAATAGAGCCGTTCGGCATCGATGAGGCTTGGTTAGATGTAACCGGCAGTACCGGTCTTTACGGCAGCGGGGAAGCAATCGCTAATAAAATCCGGAATCAGATTAAAGCTGAATTAGGTGTTACGGTATCGGTGGGCGTGAGCTGGAACAAAATTTTTGCCAAGCTGGGCAGCGATATAAAAAAGCCCGATGCTGTAACAGTCATATCCAAAGAAAACTACACGCAAGTGGCTTGGAGTCTGCCTGCCTCTGATCTGCTCTATGTGGGCAGGCAGACCGGTAAAAAGCTACACCGCCATTACATTGATACCATTGGTGAGCTTGCTCAGATGGATCTGGTGTGGCTCAGGGAGCGAATGGGGAAGTGGGGAGAAATTCTTTGGACATTTGCAAATGGCTATGACATTACCCCAGTCGCAAAATGCGGTGAAGAAAGCTTTATTAAATCCATTGGGAATAGTCAAACAACTATCCGTGATCTAGAAAATGAAGAAGAGGTTAAAATGCTGGTATATGTGCTATCCGAAAGTGTAGCTGCCCGGATGCGGGAACATGGCTTTAAAGCCCGGACTGTTGCTATTAGTGTCCGCGATACTGAGCTTATAGGTTATGGCAAACAAGGGAAAACTAAGCAACCCACCTTGCTGGTAACCGACATTGCTAAAACAGCCATGGAATTATTCCGACAATTGTATCCTTGGAAACATAGCATTCGGAGCGTTGGAATTAAAGCAACTGACTTTATGCTGGATTCTGCACCAGTGCAGCTGGATATATTTGCGGATAATAAAAGGGCGGACAAAGAAGAAAAGATAGAAAGGGCGGTTGATATCCTGCGACAGCGTTTTGGGCCTTATAGCATCCAGCGAGGCGTTGTGCTACAGGATACCAAGCTCACGGGATTCGCACCCAAGACCGACCATATTATACACCCGGTCAGTTATTTTTAA